A genome region from Rhizobium favelukesii includes the following:
- a CDS encoding LysR family transcriptional regulator gives MRREELVDLNAFMTVAEEQNFTRAAARLGTSQSALSHTIRRLESRLGVRLLTRTTRNVAPTDAGEKLLATLRPALDSIGSELASLSALRERPAGNIRITTSEHGATTVLWPVLRNLLAEYPEINVELATDSSLTDIVTERFDAGVRLGEALAKDMVAVRIGPDLRMAIVGSPEYFAKHPKPIVPQDLASQRCINLRMLSGGGLYAWELEKEARELRVRVEGQLAFNNVKMIVRAAEDGFGLGFVMEDHVSQQLADGHLVRVLEDWCPSFAGYHLYYPSRRQPSAAFSVLVDALRYRG, from the coding sequence GTGAGACGTGAGGAACTGGTCGATCTAAACGCATTCATGACGGTGGCGGAGGAACAAAACTTCACCCGCGCGGCGGCAAGGTTGGGAACGTCGCAGTCGGCGCTAAGCCATACGATCAGGCGTCTTGAGTCTCGGCTTGGCGTCCGCCTCCTCACCCGGACGACCCGAAACGTCGCCCCGACCGATGCAGGCGAGAAGTTGCTCGCCACACTCCGCCCCGCGCTTGATAGCATCGGATCAGAGCTCGCGTCCCTCAGTGCGCTCAGGGAACGGCCGGCCGGCAATATCCGGATCACCACCTCGGAACATGGGGCAACGACCGTCCTCTGGCCGGTGTTGCGGAACCTGCTCGCTGAGTACCCGGAGATCAACGTCGAGCTCGCAACCGACTCCAGCCTCACCGACATCGTTACCGAGCGTTTCGACGCGGGGGTGCGCCTTGGCGAGGCCCTCGCCAAGGACATGGTTGCGGTCCGTATCGGGCCGGATCTTCGAATGGCGATTGTCGGATCGCCCGAGTACTTCGCTAAGCATCCGAAGCCGATCGTTCCGCAGGATCTCGCGTCGCAGCGCTGCATCAATCTCCGTATGTTGAGCGGAGGAGGGCTGTATGCGTGGGAACTAGAGAAGGAGGCCCGCGAACTGCGCGTACGCGTCGAAGGCCAACTCGCGTTCAACAACGTCAAGATGATCGTGCGCGCCGCCGAAGACGGATTCGGATTGGGTTTCGTCATGGAGGACCACGTGAGCCAGCAGCTTGCCGACGGACACCTTGTGCGCGTCCTCGAAGACTGGTGCCCCTCCTTCGCCGGTTACCATCTCTACTATCCAAGCCGCAGGCAGCCGTCGGCCGCGTTCTCGGTGCTGGTCGACGCCCTGCGCTACCGGGGTTAA
- a CDS encoding GbsR/MarR family transcriptional regulator: MSNKHMTSTEQSFIEEAARLLMPWGVPQTAARLYGYLLICAEPVSLDRITADLEISKSSASVAARLLEAYTLARRHSERGSKRALYAVSDNYEGMLTEQNRLLDALADLLKNGAGTVASGATRDRLDEMAEFYLAIRQAMETALGQWRTKKPRS, encoded by the coding sequence ATGTCAAACAAGCACATGACGTCCACTGAGCAAAGCTTCATCGAGGAGGCGGCGCGGTTGCTGATGCCCTGGGGCGTGCCCCAGACAGCGGCGCGCCTTTACGGCTATCTACTGATCTGCGCCGAGCCAGTCAGCCTCGACCGCATCACGGCCGACCTCGAGATCAGCAAGAGCAGCGCCAGCGTCGCCGCGCGGTTGCTGGAAGCATATACACTCGCCCGGCGTCACAGCGAGCGCGGAAGTAAACGGGCCTTATACGCGGTTTCCGACAATTACGAAGGCATGCTGACCGAGCAGAACCGCCTGCTCGATGCGCTCGCCGATCTCCTGAAGAACGGAGCAGGTACCGTCGCATCGGGAGCAACGCGGGACCGCCTCGACGAAATGGCGGAGTTCTACCTCGCGATACGCCAGGCAATGGAGACAGCGCTCGGGCAGTGGCGCACAAAGAAGCCGCGATCCTGA
- a CDS encoding VOC family protein, which translates to MAACFRYIVDDVSASIDFYTKHLGFTLEMHPAPSFAEISRDDMHLYLSQPNPRSGGGSPMPSGEQQAPGGWNRIHLTVEDLNRIVEQLKSAGCRFRNEAIQGAGGKQILLEDPSGNLVELFEPNTPLYRAPGSSSRVAIQ; encoded by the coding sequence ATGGCCGCATGCTTCCGATACATCGTCGATGACGTCAGTGCCTCGATCGATTTCTACACGAAACATCTCGGCTTCACGCTCGAGATGCATCCTGCCCCGTCCTTTGCCGAAATCTCGCGTGACGACATGCATCTCTATCTCAGCCAGCCGAACCCGCGCAGTGGCGGCGGTTCGCCTATGCCATCAGGAGAGCAGCAGGCGCCGGGCGGCTGGAACCGCATCCATCTCACGGTGGAAGACCTGAACAGAATAGTAGAGCAACTAAAGTCGGCGGGCTGTCGCTTCCGCAACGAGGCTATCCAGGGCGCCGGCGGCAAGCAGATCCTGCTAGAAGACCCCTCTGGAAATCTGGTGGAATTGTTCGAGCCCAACACGCCCCTGTATCGCGCCCCGGGGTCGAGCTCGAGGGTCGCCATCCAGTAA
- a CDS encoding glycine zipper domain-containing protein, translating to MASSNETSPAVESMKREQARQLRKGKKGELDKGLEDTFPASDPVSMTRTTIPTGRTDHEEAERVKAQPNDPEEPLVEEALESRRAQASELGGAEVRALRSEAARISESVSELASGSVRVAKTQGRSLLADLEERVRESPLTAVGIVAAIAFVLGATR from the coding sequence ATGGCCAGCTCGAATGAAACATCGCCTGCGGTTGAATCAATGAAACGCGAGCAGGCACGGCAGCTCCGCAAAGGTAAGAAAGGAGAGTTGGACAAGGGACTGGAAGACACCTTCCCGGCGTCCGATCCGGTTTCAATGACGCGAACGACCATTCCCACCGGCCGTACCGACCACGAAGAAGCGGAGCGTGTGAAGGCGCAGCCCAATGACCCGGAAGAGCCACTGGTGGAGGAAGCGTTGGAATCCCGTCGCGCTCAAGCAAGCGAACTTGGCGGCGCGGAAGTGCGCGCGCTGCGCTCCGAGGCCGCACGCATTTCGGAATCTGTGTCTGAGCTTGCATCAGGGTCGGTCCGGGTGGCGAAGACACAAGGAAGATCGCTCTTGGCCGATCTGGAGGAACGGGTGAGAGAAAGCCCGCTCACGGCCGTTGGGATTGTGGCAGCAATCGCATTTGTCTTGGGTGCCACACGGTAG
- a CDS encoding 3'-5' exonuclease, which translates to MKRSDGRPRSEEDMVRHLEESGNYRILRRLIPRPVAGFSRAEYPRNGVIVDTETTGLNHSKDEIIEIGAIAFTFSDQGTIGDVTGVYGGLQQPTASIPSEITRLTGITDEMVAGQVIDTSQLRALVDPADLVIAHNAGFDRPFCETFSPIFAGKPWACSVSEIDWASRGFEGTKLGYLIGQAGYFHDGHRAVDDCFALLEVLAQGGRESRRTPFAELYEASQRSRVRVFAEHSPFDMKDYLKARGYRWSDGSDGRPKSWWIELAEDALDEELGYLRSEIYRWDEADPPIKRLTAFDRFKA; encoded by the coding sequence ATGAAGCGGAGCGATGGCAGACCTCGTAGCGAAGAGGACATGGTGCGACATCTGGAAGAGAGCGGCAACTATAGGATCCTTCGCCGGCTAATTCCCCGTCCGGTCGCCGGTTTTTCCCGCGCGGAATATCCTCGCAATGGCGTTATCGTTGACACCGAAACCACCGGCCTTAATCATAGCAAAGACGAAATCATCGAGATAGGCGCCATCGCTTTTACTTTCAGCGATCAGGGAACTATCGGTGACGTCACTGGCGTCTATGGCGGCCTGCAGCAGCCGACAGCTTCGATCCCATCAGAGATCACACGGCTCACAGGCATTACCGACGAGATGGTGGCGGGGCAGGTGATCGACACGTCGCAACTCCGTGCCCTAGTCGATCCGGCCGATCTCGTCATCGCGCACAATGCGGGCTTCGACCGGCCATTCTGCGAGACCTTTTCTCCAATCTTCGCCGGAAAGCCGTGGGCTTGTTCGGTTTCGGAAATCGATTGGGCGTCTCGCGGCTTCGAAGGCACCAAGCTCGGTTATCTGATCGGGCAGGCGGGCTATTTTCATGACGGCCATCGGGCGGTTGACGACTGCTTTGCCCTGCTTGAGGTTCTCGCGCAGGGCGGGAGAGAATCGAGGCGAACGCCCTTTGCCGAGCTCTACGAAGCAAGCCAGCGATCACGCGTCCGCGTCTTCGCCGAGCACAGCCCCTTCGATATGAAAGATTACCTGAAGGCGCGCGGCTATCGCTGGTCAGATGGCAGTGACGGCCGTCCGAAATCCTGGTGGATCGAGCTTGCTGAAGACGCGCTTGATGAGGAACTCGGCTATCTGCGCTCGGAAATCTATCGCTGGGACGAGGCCGATCCACCGATCAAGCGTCTGACGGCATTCGACCGTTTCAAAGCCTGA
- a CDS encoding carbohydrate ABC transporter permease, translating to MTTSEGALHPDSVSRNKTLRRIGTFVSYAALSLIALLFLFPFFWMVSNAVRSNAEVLAVPVRILPQEYQWGNFVEALVSLPFGTFLFNSFVVASGVTAIVIAVSCLSAYSFARLKFPGREGLLLAYLGTLMIPQVMLVIPLFLVVSKLGWVNTYHGMILPMAFGSFGAFLLRQFFLGIPKDLDEAAMIDGASRLRILVTIIVPLAMPAIGLLALFTFMGQWKSFLWPLIITNGMDKATLPLGLTLFQTQQGTSWNYIMAGAAISMLPGIFLAVVLQKVIYRGIAISSGFGGR from the coding sequence ATGACGACTAGCGAGGGCGCCTTGCACCCGGATTCTGTGTCGCGGAACAAAACCCTGCGGCGCATTGGCACGTTCGTCAGTTACGCCGCGCTTTCGCTGATCGCGTTACTGTTCCTCTTCCCCTTCTTCTGGATGGTGTCGAACGCGGTACGCTCCAACGCGGAAGTCCTGGCCGTACCGGTCCGCATCCTGCCACAGGAGTATCAATGGGGAAACTTCGTCGAAGCATTGGTTTCCCTGCCGTTTGGAACCTTCTTGTTCAACTCCTTCGTGGTCGCTAGCGGCGTCACGGCGATCGTGATTGCGGTGTCGTGCCTTTCCGCCTACTCTTTCGCCCGGCTGAAGTTTCCCGGCCGGGAGGGTCTGCTGCTCGCTTATCTCGGCACGCTGATGATTCCGCAGGTGATGTTGGTCATCCCGCTTTTCCTGGTGGTCAGTAAGCTCGGCTGGGTCAACACCTATCATGGCATGATCCTGCCGATGGCGTTCGGCTCCTTCGGCGCATTTTTGCTGCGGCAGTTCTTTCTCGGCATTCCCAAGGATCTCGACGAGGCGGCGATGATCGACGGGGCTTCGCGCCTGCGCATCCTGGTCACGATCATCGTTCCGCTTGCAATGCCGGCCATCGGCCTGCTGGCGCTGTTCACCTTCATGGGGCAGTGGAAAAGCTTCCTGTGGCCGCTGATTATCACCAACGGCATGGACAAAGCTACGCTGCCGCTCGGGCTCACCTTGTTCCAGACACAGCAGGGCACGTCGTGGAACTACATCATGGCCGGCGCGGCCATCTCCATGCTGCCGGGCATCTTCCTGGCCGTCGTGCTGCAGAAGGTGATCTACCGGGGCATCGCCATTAGCTCCGGATTCGGCGGGCGTTAA
- a CDS encoding methyltransferase family protein, translating to MSRSTAIAYAIGLPLSLLELIFLPAGTIAWRPGWIFLAVLFLGFGTSALVLARVNPIIYRARSRFQAGTKSWDKALLAVILPAMAAVLPVAALDAGRFHWSTVPAWAVLLGYIGVVVGIAVTGWAQAVNPFFEPGVRIQSERHQRVISIGPYRFVRHPGYIAALLLFFGMALALGSFWALGPAALAAVLLVLRTCWEDRLLRAELPGYNDYSNRVRWRLVPGVW from the coding sequence ATGTCGCGCAGCACGGCAATTGCCTATGCGATCGGTCTGCCGCTTTCGCTGCTTGAATTGATCTTCCTGCCGGCCGGCACGATCGCTTGGCGGCCCGGATGGATATTCCTTGCAGTTCTGTTTTTGGGTTTTGGCACTTCGGCCCTCGTGCTCGCCCGGGTCAATCCCATTATTTACCGCGCGCGCAGCCGGTTTCAGGCGGGCACGAAAAGCTGGGACAAGGCGCTGCTTGCGGTCATCCTGCCGGCGATGGCGGCGGTCCTACCGGTCGCCGCGCTAGATGCCGGGCGGTTCCATTGGTCGACTGTTCCCGCCTGGGCGGTGCTATTGGGCTATATCGGTGTGGTCGTGGGCATCGCCGTGACCGGATGGGCGCAGGCGGTGAATCCGTTCTTCGAGCCTGGCGTCCGAATCCAGTCCGAGCGACATCAGCGTGTGATCTCCATCGGTCCCTACCGCTTTGTGCGTCACCCCGGGTATATCGCCGCGCTGTTGCTCTTCTTCGGCATGGCGCTTGCGCTGGGCTCATTCTGGGCGCTCGGTCCCGCTGCGCTGGCGGCAGTGCTACTCGTCTTGCGCACATGTTGGGAAGACCGGCTGTTGCGGGCCGAGCTTCCTGGATATAACGATTATTCCAATCGGGTGCGGTGGAGATTGGTCCCCGGCGTCTGGTGA